A genomic region of Clavibacter michiganensis subsp. insidiosus contains the following coding sequences:
- a CDS encoding dipeptidase, whose product MTPPDTSADAVTAPDQEAVDRLAAAVAGGLPTTIADLSALVRIPSVSWPAFDPTHVVASADAVAGLLAGLGVFDDVSVHRATTPSGDDGQPAVLATRAPRDGKPTVLLYAHHDVQPPGADEHWETPPFEPTLRGDRLHGRGASDDKAGIMTHVAAIRALVEAEGDDLDLGLAVFIEGEEEAGSRSFSDFLATHHDALAADVIVVADSDNWDIDTPSITIALRGNVTFRLTVRTLDHASHSGMFGGAVPDAMMAAVRLLDSLWDERGSVAVAGLASTEMETPAYDDARLAEEAALLPGVSAVGTGPILTRLWAQPSITVTGIDAPSVANASNTLLPEVSVRISARIAPGQTAADAYRALEAHIQGNRPFGAHVEISDVDQGDPFLVDATGWAMAEATAAMTAGWGRAPVQAGIGGSIPFIADLVEAFRSAQILVTGVEDPDTRAHSPNESQHLGVLQRAILSEAVLLSRIAHRS is encoded by the coding sequence ATGACGCCTCCCGACACCTCCGCAGACGCCGTGACCGCACCGGACCAGGAGGCCGTCGACCGGCTCGCCGCCGCCGTCGCGGGAGGGCTCCCCACCACGATCGCCGACCTCTCGGCGCTCGTGCGCATCCCCTCCGTCTCCTGGCCGGCCTTCGATCCGACCCACGTCGTCGCCAGCGCGGACGCCGTCGCGGGCCTCCTCGCGGGGCTCGGCGTCTTCGACGACGTCTCCGTCCACCGCGCCACGACGCCGTCGGGCGACGACGGGCAACCGGCGGTCCTCGCCACGCGCGCTCCGCGCGACGGAAAGCCCACGGTGCTCCTCTACGCGCACCACGACGTGCAGCCCCCTGGAGCGGACGAGCACTGGGAGACGCCGCCCTTCGAGCCCACCCTCCGCGGCGATCGCCTGCACGGCCGCGGCGCCTCCGACGACAAGGCCGGCATCATGACGCACGTCGCGGCCATCCGCGCGCTCGTCGAGGCGGAGGGCGACGACCTCGACCTCGGCCTCGCCGTCTTCATCGAGGGCGAGGAGGAGGCCGGATCCCGATCCTTCTCCGACTTCCTCGCCACGCACCACGACGCCCTCGCGGCGGACGTCATCGTCGTCGCCGACAGCGACAACTGGGACATCGACACCCCCTCCATCACCATCGCCCTCCGCGGCAACGTCACCTTCCGCCTCACGGTGCGCACGCTCGACCACGCGTCGCACTCCGGCATGTTCGGCGGCGCCGTCCCCGACGCGATGATGGCGGCCGTCCGCCTCCTCGACTCGCTCTGGGACGAGCGCGGCTCCGTCGCGGTCGCGGGCCTCGCCTCCACGGAGATGGAGACGCCCGCCTACGACGACGCGCGTCTCGCCGAGGAGGCCGCGCTCCTGCCCGGCGTCTCCGCGGTGGGCACCGGCCCGATCCTCACGCGCCTGTGGGCGCAGCCGTCCATCACCGTGACGGGGATCGACGCCCCCTCGGTCGCCAACGCGAGCAACACGCTCCTCCCTGAGGTGTCCGTGCGCATCAGCGCGCGCATCGCCCCCGGGCAGACGGCCGCGGACGCGTACCGCGCCCTCGAGGCGCACATCCAGGGGAACCGTCCCTTCGGCGCGCACGTCGAGATCAGCGACGTCGACCAGGGCGACCCGTTCCTCGTCGACGCGACCGGCTGGGCGATGGCCGAGGCCACGGCCGCCATGACCGCCGGCTGGGGGCGCGCACCGGTGCAGGCCGGCATCGGCGGCTCCATCCCGTTCATCGCCGACCTCGTCGAGGCCTTCCGTTCGGCGCAGATCCTGGTCACCGGCGTCGAGGACCCGGACACGCGCGCCCACAGCCCGAACGAGTCGCAGCACCTCGGCGTGCTGCAGCGCGCGATCCTCAGCGAGGCCGTCCTCCTGTCGCGCATCGCCCACCG
- a CDS encoding DUF3043 domain-containing protein encodes MAKQQTPAETPSETSTAAPADGRTADGKKGPTPTRREREAANLRPLVPQDRKLAAQQAKEKAREARARANVGMAAGDERYLPVRDKGPQKRYARDVVDARWSVGEFLLPVMGVVVVLTFVVPSLSAIPLLSIYVFVIAAIIDAYFTGRRVRAVIAARVGADRVERGIRWYTGMRTIQMRPMRLPKPQVKRHEKVTFS; translated from the coding sequence GTGGCGAAGCAGCAGACCCCCGCAGAGACCCCCTCCGAGACGAGCACCGCGGCGCCCGCGGACGGCCGCACGGCCGACGGGAAGAAGGGTCCCACCCCGACCCGTCGGGAGCGGGAGGCCGCGAACCTCCGCCCGCTCGTGCCCCAGGACCGCAAGCTCGCGGCCCAGCAGGCCAAGGAGAAGGCACGCGAGGCGCGTGCCCGCGCCAACGTCGGCATGGCGGCGGGCGACGAGCGCTACCTGCCCGTCCGCGACAAGGGCCCGCAGAAGCGGTACGCCCGCGACGTGGTGGACGCGCGGTGGAGCGTCGGGGAGTTCCTGCTGCCCGTCATGGGTGTCGTCGTGGTGCTGACCTTCGTCGTGCCGAGCCTCTCGGCCATCCCGCTGCTGTCGATCTACGTGTTCGTCATCGCCGCGATCATCGACGCGTACTTCACGGGCCGCCGCGTGCGGGCCGTCATCGCCGCACGCGTCGGCGCCGACCGCGTCGAGCGCGGCATCCGCTGGTACACCGGCATGCGCACCATCCAGATGCGGCCGATGCGCCTGCCGAAGCCGCAGGTGAAGCGGCACGAGAAGGTCACCTTCAGCTGA
- a CDS encoding quinone-dependent dihydroorotate dehydrogenase, with protein MYPLLFRTVLSRMDPEDAHHLASTAIALLPSSGFGWIARRLTAPDPSLAVDALGLRFPSPFGVAAGFDKDAQAVLGLGQLGFGHVEVGTVTAEAQPGNPRPRLFRLIEDRAVVNRMGFNNGGATALADRLRRLRARRDRPVIGVNIGKTRVVAVEDAVADYVRTTRLVAPVADYLAVNVSSPNTPGLRGLQEIELLHPLLTSIRDAADGVPVLVKIAPDLQDAEVERIAELATELRLAGVIATNTTLSRADLRTHAAVVEAAGAGGLSGAPLAPRALEVLRILRRVLPTDACVISVGGVDTAADVQARLDAGATLVQGYTAFLYRGPLWARSVNVGLARFRRPR; from the coding sequence ATGTATCCCCTCCTCTTCCGCACGGTCCTGTCGCGCATGGACCCGGAGGACGCCCACCACCTCGCGTCCACGGCCATCGCCCTCCTCCCGTCGTCCGGCTTCGGCTGGATCGCCCGGCGGCTGACCGCACCGGATCCGTCGCTCGCCGTCGACGCGCTCGGCCTCCGCTTCCCGTCCCCGTTCGGCGTCGCCGCGGGCTTCGACAAGGACGCGCAGGCCGTGCTCGGGCTCGGCCAGCTCGGCTTCGGCCACGTCGAGGTCGGCACGGTCACCGCGGAGGCGCAGCCCGGCAACCCGCGGCCGCGCCTGTTCCGGCTCATCGAGGACCGCGCCGTCGTCAACCGCATGGGCTTCAACAACGGGGGAGCGACGGCCCTGGCGGACCGCCTCCGTCGCCTCCGGGCCCGGCGCGACCGGCCGGTGATCGGCGTCAACATCGGCAAGACCCGGGTGGTCGCGGTCGAGGACGCCGTAGCGGACTACGTGCGGACGACCCGCCTGGTCGCGCCCGTCGCCGACTACCTCGCGGTCAACGTCAGCTCGCCGAACACCCCGGGCCTCCGTGGCCTGCAGGAGATCGAGCTGCTCCATCCGCTGCTCACGAGCATCCGCGACGCGGCGGACGGCGTGCCCGTCCTCGTCAAGATCGCGCCCGACCTGCAGGACGCGGAGGTGGAGCGCATCGCCGAGCTCGCGACGGAGCTGCGGCTCGCGGGCGTCATCGCGACGAACACCACGCTGTCCCGCGCGGACCTCCGCACCCATGCCGCGGTCGTGGAGGCCGCCGGCGCCGGCGGGCTCTCCGGGGCACCGCTGGCGCCGCGTGCGCTCGAGGTCCTCCGGATCCTGCGCCGCGTCCTGCCGACCGACGCGTGCGTCATCTCGGTGGGCGGCGTCGACACGGCCGCGGACGTGCAGGCACGGCTCGACGCGGGAGCGACCCTCGTGCAGGGCTACACGGCGTTCCTGTACCGCGGACCGCTCTGGGCCCGGTCGGTCAACGTGGGCCTCGCGCGGTTCCGTCGCCCACGCTGA